A stretch of the Panicum virgatum strain AP13 chromosome 9N, P.virgatum_v5, whole genome shotgun sequence genome encodes the following:
- the LOC120692571 gene encoding uncharacterized protein LOC120692571 gives MEKAEAIYEEYKDGPFTFKHCWKILRDEPKWQVQLEEGAQSNKRNLDIEGSVGELTPSLAQSEDRPIGNKKAKKEAKKEAKKCLSQMDDVLQQLTKLQGTNESREKMLETQKHVSSEKLESARLNHLAAKENAKSAMLETYRALSMKDTSAMADDVRVEHLAFMRCVRESIFGKTELDANGSS, from the exons ATGGAGAAGGCTGAAGCTATCTATGAGGAATACAAAGATGGTCCATTTACGTTCAAGCATTGTTGGAAAATTCTACGTGATGAACCAAAGTGGCAAGTGCAACTAGAGGAAGGGGCGCAGTCAAATAAAAGGAATTTGGATATTGAGGGGAGTGTAGGAGAGCTCACTCCCTCTTTGGCACAATCTGAAGATCGTCCAATAGGCAACAAAAAGGCAAagaaagaggcaaagaaagAGGCCAAGAAGTGTCTTTCTCAGATGGATGATGTGCTACAGCAGCTTACAAAACTTCAGGGCACAAATGAAAGTCGAGAAAAGATGTTGGAAACCCAGAAACACGTTTCAAGCGAGAAGCTTGAATCAGCTAGACTTAACCACCTTGCAGCTAAAGAAAATGCTAAGTCAGCTATGCTGGAGACGTACAGAGCACTCAGTATGAAAGATACAAGTGCAATGGCTGATGATGTCAGAGTTGAGCACTTGGCATTTATGAGATGTGTGAGGGAGAGTATATTTGGCAAAACTGAATTAG ATGCAAATGGCAGCTCTTAA
- the LOC120691205 gene encoding endoglucanase 9-like, with protein sequence MSMYGRDPWGGPLEICHDSATDDDRSRNLDIDRGALSRTLDETQQSWLLAGPGDQGRRRKKYLDIGCLVVSRKFFVWTLGVLLAAAVFAGVVAGIAKAIPRRHRPPPPPDDYTVALHKALMFFNAQRSGKLPKHNNVPWRGNSCMKDGLSDPAVRRSLVGGYYDAGDAVKLNFPAAFSMTLLSWSVIEYSAKYEAVGELDHVRDIIKWGADYFLKTFNSTADSIDRVVVQVGSAATSPGSTQPNDHYCWMRPEDIDYPRPVVECHACSDLAAEMAAALAAASIVFKDNKAYSQKLVHGAATLFQFARDRRGRYSAGSSDAAKLYNSTGYWDEFVWGSSWMYLATGNSSYLTLATNPKLAKHAGAFWGGPDYGVFSWDNKLAGAQVLLSRLRLFLSPGYPYEEMLRTFHNQTSIIMCSYLPIFKSFNRTKGGLIQLNHGKPRSLQYVVNAAFLASVFSDYLEAADTPGWYCGPHFYSIEVLRSFARTQIEYILGKNPLKMSYVVGFGKHYPKHVHHRGASIPKNGVHYGCKGGWKWRDTKKPNPNIIVGAMVAGPDRHDGFKDARKNSNYTEATLAGNAGLVAALVALSGEGHGVDKNTMFSAVPPMFPSPPPPPAPWKP encoded by the exons ATGAGCATGTACGGGAGGGACCCGTGGGGCGGGCCGCTGGAGATATGCCACGACTCGGCCACGGACGACGACCGCAGCCGGAACCTGGACATCGACCGCGGCGCGCTGTCGCGGACGCTCGACGAGACGCAGCAGAGCTGGCTGCTGGCGGGGCCCGGGGACCAGGGCCGCAGGAGGAAGAAGTACCTCGACATCGGCTGCCTCGTCGTCAGCCGCAAGTTCTTCGTCTGGACGCTCGGggtgctcctcgccgccgccgtcttcgcGGGGGTCGTGGCCGGGATCGCCAAGGCCATACCCaggcgccaccgcccgccgccgccgcccgacgacTACACCGTCGCGCTGCACAAGGCGCTCATGTTCTTCAACGCCCAGAGAT CTGGCAAGCTTCCGAAGCACAACAATGTACCATGGCGTGGCaactcttgcatgaaggacggACTCTCTGACCCGGCAGTCCGGCGAAGCCTAGTCGGCGGGTACTATGACGCTGGTGACGCCGTCAAGCTCAACTTCCCAGCTGCATTCTCCATGACCCTCCTCAGCTGGAGTGTCATTGAGTACAGTGCTAAGTACGAGGCTGTTGGGGAACTTGACCATGTCCGTGACATTATCAAGTGGGGAGCAGACTACTTCTTGAAGACATTTAACTCCACAGCGGATAGCATTGATCGTGTCGTTGTgcag GTGGGAAGTGCTGCAACGTCGCCTGGTTCTACACAGCCCAATGATCACTATTGTTGGATGAGGCCAGAGGACATTGACTACCCACGTCCAGTGGTTGAGTGCCACGCTTGTTCGGATCTTGCTGCTGAAATGGCTGCAGCATTAGCTGCAGCTTCTATTGTTTTCAAGGACAATAAGGCTTACTCACAGAAACTTGTACATGGTGCTGCCACTCTCTTCCAATTTGCAAGGGATCGGCGTGGGAGGTATAGTGCAGGCAGTTCAGATGCTGCAAAGTTATACAATTCAACCGGTTACTGGGATGAGTTTGTGTGGGGtagttcatggatgtaccttgcGACTGGCAATTCGTCATACTTGACTCTAGCCACAAATCCCAAGCTTGCGAAGCATGCTGGTGCTTTCTGGGGTGGTCCGGATTATGGTGTGTTCAGTTGGGATAATAAACTCGCAGGTGCACAG GTTCTTCTAAGCCGGTTGAGGCTTTTCTTGAGTCCTGGATATCCGTATGAAGAGATGCTGAGGACATTCCACAACCAAACTAGCATTATCATGTGTTCCTATCTTCCCATCTTCAAGTCTTTCAACAGAACAAAAG GTGGTTTGATTCAGTTAAATCACGGGAAGCCACGATCCCTTCAATATGTGGTCAACGCTGCATTCCTTGCTTCTGTGTTCAGTGACTATCTTGAGGCTGCGGATACCCCTGGATGGTATTGCGGCCCCCATTTCTACTCTATTGAGGTTCTTCGCAGCTTTGCAAGGACGCAG ATTGAGTACATCCTGGGAAAGAATCCTTTGAAGATGAGCTATGTGGTTGGGTTTGGAAAGCATTACCCCAAGCATGTTCACCACCGCGGTGCGTCGATCCCCAAGAACGGTGTTCACTATGGCTGCAAAGGAGGGTGGAAGTGGAGGGACACCAAGAAGCCAAACCCTAACATCATAGTTGGAGCCATGGTTGCTGGCCCGGATCGCCATGATGGATTCAAAGATGCCCGCAAGAACTCCAACTACACTGAAGCAACGCTGGCGGGCAATGCTGGTCTAGTCGCAGCATTGGTAGCTCTGTCAGGTGAAGGCCATGGGGTGGACAAGAACACGATGTTCTCTGCCGTGCCACCCATGTTCCCttcgcctccaccaccaccggcgcCATGGAAACCATAG